In Thioclava sp. GXIMD2076, one DNA window encodes the following:
- the panB gene encoding 3-methyl-2-oxobutanoate hydroxymethyltransferase, which produces MSAAAKISRKMPSDIAAMKGKSPIVCLTAYTTPMARIMDPHCDLVLVGDSLGMVVHGLESTLGVTMEMMILHGQAVMRGSDAACVVVDMPFGSYEESPAQAFRNAARILAETGAQAVKLEGGVHMAETIGFLVARGVPVVAHIGLTPQSVNVFGGYKVQGRGDAGTRLMADAKAVAEAGAFAVTLEKVPQGLSERITREIAVPTIGIGASVNCDGQVLVVDDMLGLFTAFKPKFVKRYAQLGDDAGQAVAAYAAEVRARQFPAPEHMFADEVKK; this is translated from the coding sequence ATGAGCGCCGCTGCAAAGATCTCGCGCAAGATGCCAAGCGATATCGCTGCAATGAAGGGCAAAAGCCCTATCGTTTGTCTGACAGCCTATACCACGCCGATGGCCCGTATCATGGATCCGCATTGCGATCTGGTGCTGGTTGGCGATAGCCTCGGCATGGTGGTGCACGGGCTCGAGAGCACTCTGGGCGTGACCATGGAGATGATGATCCTGCATGGGCAGGCCGTGATGCGCGGGTCCGATGCGGCCTGTGTCGTGGTCGATATGCCCTTCGGATCCTATGAGGAAAGCCCCGCGCAGGCCTTCCGCAACGCGGCCCGTATCCTTGCCGAGACCGGCGCACAGGCGGTGAAACTGGAAGGCGGCGTGCATATGGCCGAAACGATCGGCTTCCTCGTGGCGCGCGGCGTTCCGGTGGTGGCCCATATCGGGCTGACGCCGCAATCGGTGAATGTGTTTGGTGGCTACAAGGTGCAGGGGCGCGGAGATGCCGGCACGCGGCTGATGGCCGATGCGAAGGCCGTTGCAGAGGCAGGGGCCTTTGCCGTCACGCTCGAAAAAGTGCCGCAGGGGCTGTCCGAGCGGATCACCCGGGAAATCGCCGTGCCGACGATCGGGATCGGTGCCAGCGTGAACTGCGACGGGCAGGTTCTGGTGGTGGATGACATGCTGGGCCTCTTCACCGCGTTCAAGCCGAAATTCGTCAAACGCTATGCGCAACTGGGCGATGATGCGGGCCAAGCCGTGGCTGCCTATGCGGCAGAGGTGCGCGCGCGCCAGTTTCCCGCACCCGAACATATGTTTGCCGATGAGGTGAAGAAATGA
- the panC gene encoding pantoate--beta-alanine ligase, which produces MTLVIRNSTELQEKVAAWKRSGMLVGVVPTMGALHDGHLSLVKTARAQSDRVIVTIFVNPMQFNNTDDLAKYPRHEERDLALLEAAGVDVLFAPDVTEVYPDGFATTVSVSGVTAPMEGEHRPGHFDGMATVVAKLFGMTQAGSAFFGEKDWQQLQVVKRMVRDLNLPINVVGCPTIREEDGLAMSSRNVRLSAEERALAPELHRILQEVAAKLRAGHAVESALAEARAELAAKGFGAVDYLDFRSGESLAPLEAFAENGRLLVALSLGQVRMIDNIAV; this is translated from the coding sequence ATGACGCTGGTCATCCGTAACTCCACGGAATTACAGGAGAAAGTGGCCGCGTGGAAGCGCTCGGGGATGCTGGTTGGCGTGGTGCCTACCATGGGTGCGCTGCATGATGGCCATCTGAGCCTTGTGAAAACCGCACGGGCGCAGTCGGACCGTGTGATCGTGACGATTTTCGTGAACCCGATGCAGTTCAACAATACCGACGATCTGGCAAAATATCCCCGCCATGAGGAGCGCGATCTGGCGCTTCTGGAGGCGGCAGGGGTCGATGTGCTCTTTGCGCCTGATGTGACCGAGGTCTATCCGGACGGGTTTGCCACGACCGTTTCTGTCAGCGGTGTGACCGCTCCGATGGAGGGCGAGCATCGTCCGGGCCATTTCGACGGAATGGCCACGGTGGTGGCCAAGCTGTTCGGAATGACACAGGCAGGGTCTGCCTTCTTCGGCGAGAAGGACTGGCAACAATTGCAGGTGGTCAAACGCATGGTGCGCGATCTCAATCTGCCGATCAACGTTGTGGGCTGTCCGACCATCCGCGAGGAGGACGGGCTCGCGATGTCCTCGCGCAATGTCCGCCTGAGCGCCGAGGAACGCGCGCTTGCCCCAGAGTTGCACCGGATATTGCAGGAGGTTGCTGCCAAACTACGCGCGGGACATGCCGTGGAAAGCGCGCTCGCCGAAGCGCGCGCCGAACTCGCCGCGAAAGGTTTCGGTGCGGTAGATTATCTTGATTTCCGGTCGGGCGAGAGCCTTGCGCCGCTTGAGGCATTTGCCGAGAACGGGCGGCTGCTGGTGGCTCTGTCGCTTGGTCAGGTGCGCATGATCGACAATATCGCCGTGTAA
- a CDS encoding DUF1523 family protein, with amino-acid sequence MRYFKWGFFAVLALLGFAFFHYTLPQHDIVRIVGTENRRIDYGEHSIFWASPSQTALAAGSRDVFFIQTQRPNGRPMVYRNEDTGWRWPPYFKFDSSNLQAVAQDLISTKADPVWVSITHYGWRNEWISIYPNAVAIKVVSGPDATIIPWANIIILVFLVVVILFLRALWKQFRRRSIDPVLEDMEEAWDGVEDRAEGLWTRLRRRRGGK; translated from the coding sequence ATGCGGTATTTCAAATGGGGCTTTTTCGCAGTGCTGGCGCTGCTGGGTTTCGCCTTCTTCCACTACACCCTGCCGCAGCACGATATCGTCCGCATCGTCGGCACCGAGAACCGCCGTATCGATTATGGCGAGCACTCGATCTTCTGGGCGTCACCCAGCCAGACCGCGCTGGCCGCAGGCAGCCGCGATGTGTTCTTCATCCAAACCCAGCGCCCGAATGGCAGGCCGATGGTCTATCGTAACGAGGATACCGGCTGGCGCTGGCCGCCCTATTTCAAGTTTGACAGCTCGAACCTGCAGGCGGTGGCACAGGATCTGATCTCGACCAAGGCCGATCCGGTCTGGGTGTCGATCACCCATTACGGCTGGCGGAATGAATGGATCTCGATCTACCCGAATGCGGTCGCAATCAAGGTCGTCTCGGGGCCGGATGCAACGATCATCCCGTGGGCGAACATCATCATCCTGGTTTTCCTCGTGGTCGTGATCCTGTTCCTGCGCGCGTTGTGGAAGCAGTTCCGCCGCCGTTCAATCGATCCGGTGCTGGAGGATATGGAGGAGGCCTGGGATGGTGTCGAGGATCGTGCCGAAGGGCTCTGGACGCGGCTGAGGCGGCGTCGGGGCGGGAAATAA
- the grxD gene encoding Grx4 family monothiol glutaredoxin, whose product MSAQDQIQKDVTENDVVLFMKGTKEMPQCGFSSRVAGVLNFMGVSYKDINVLADAEIRQGIKDFSDWPTIPQLYVKGEFVGGCDIVTEMTLSGELDQLFADKGIAYNKDAADQIRAANA is encoded by the coding sequence ATGAGCGCGCAAGACCAGATCCAGAAAGACGTCACCGAAAACGACGTGGTGCTTTTCATGAAAGGCACCAAGGAAATGCCCCAATGCGGTTTCTCCAGCCGTGTCGCTGGCGTGCTGAACTTCATGGGGGTGAGCTATAAGGACATCAACGTCCTCGCCGATGCCGAGATCCGTCAAGGCATCAAGGACTTCTCCGACTGGCCGACCATCCCGCAGCTTTACGTCAAAGGCGAATTTGTCGGCGGCTGCGATATCGTGACCGAAATGACCCTCTCGGGCGAGCTGGACCAGCTCTTCGCCGATAAAGGCATAGCCTATAACAAGGACGCAGCAGACCAGATCCGCGCTGCAAACGCCTGA
- a CDS encoding BolA/IbaG family iron-sulfur metabolism protein produces the protein MPMEAQDIEHLIRASFPEAQITITDLAGDGNHWAAEVIDESFRGKNRVQQQRAVYAALKGAMDGPNGALHALALTTKAPD, from the coding sequence ATGCCCATGGAAGCCCAGGACATCGAACACCTGATCCGCGCGTCGTTCCCCGAGGCCCAGATCACCATTACCGACCTTGCCGGTGACGGGAACCACTGGGCCGCCGAGGTGATCGACGAATCCTTCCGCGGCAAGAACCGTGTGCAACAGCAACGTGCCGTCTATGCCGCCCTGAAGGGCGCGATGGACGGCCCGAATGGCGCTCTGCATGCGCTGGCGCTGACGACCAAAGCGCCGGACTGA